One region of Rhodothermaceae bacterium genomic DNA includes:
- a CDS encoding SpoIIE family protein phosphatase, translating to MWRWIPPITFVLFLCGTTIFSYMGGVGETAPVSTKILHQAALAVCFLCLWITIARTTQNSRLPPVQIFWRASLTILAALVLVVLILQIPGDFIVENTPAAPIVHVKSTLLSTILAGLGFILVQRFGQLVRFRRTRRSEREWSLLMLFVSITFVAVAPFHHHFDAESSPFSFILDVIASAAILGSIIFIGLNIIRFAWILRLPVKQKMGALGLGVVVVCLTSATLLLLFRPFSLPSVAGQSYPIEYLSFYSLPLMAVTILFITFAFIYGLTSVLSMIFHLPTIGDYQRSVDEMAAMQALTVLVREVADPEKLYHWVVSTPVDSGRGKAAWLTIQELDSGSLKPQIVAAHNIEASIADDVCDVNAIHGEAARTRTLVSIQNTSSDRRIQNGKTSGIMSLLAIPLTTRTEVLGTLFVSRDVAHAFENEDIESIGVFASQATLVLENARLLEAQFERERLASELAIAHDVQRRLLPQTMPRVSTLSLAASSTAAQEVGGDYYDLLELGDGKLAFIIADVSGKGTSAAFYMAEMQGIFQAVAQIAPDPHDFLCHVNNALGRSLEKNVFVTAIYGVLDCTSGAISIARAGHPPAAFVDVTGRTTLLRSGGLGIGLDRSELFAQTLEVKQHVFNPGDLIALYTDGVTESRNPEGEEFGYDRLLQSIQSARYERAQGVHDAVLQSVDQFLGPEKKYLDDLTVLIIKWHGPEPAAHNAEDDPLL from the coding sequence TTGTGGCGCTGGATTCCCCCTATTACGTTTGTCCTCTTCCTCTGCGGTACGACCATCTTCTCGTATATGGGAGGTGTCGGCGAGACGGCTCCGGTAAGCACGAAAATCCTTCATCAGGCGGCATTGGCAGTCTGTTTTCTGTGTCTGTGGATTACCATTGCACGTACGACTCAAAATTCACGGCTACCGCCGGTTCAAATTTTCTGGCGGGCAAGTTTGACGATTCTGGCTGCCCTTGTCTTGGTTGTGCTGATCCTGCAGATTCCGGGTGACTTTATCGTTGAAAATACCCCTGCCGCCCCAATCGTCCACGTAAAAAGTACCCTTCTGAGTACGATCCTCGCAGGACTGGGATTCATTTTGGTTCAGCGATTCGGACAGTTGGTTCGATTCCGTCGTACCCGGCGAAGTGAACGAGAATGGTCCCTGCTGATGCTTTTTGTCAGCATCACTTTCGTGGCTGTCGCCCCGTTCCATCATCATTTTGATGCTGAATCCTCCCCGTTCAGTTTCATTCTGGATGTCATTGCAAGCGCAGCGATTCTCGGTTCCATTATATTCATAGGTTTGAATATAATCCGTTTTGCGTGGATTCTTCGTTTGCCCGTAAAGCAAAAGATGGGCGCACTCGGATTGGGCGTTGTCGTGGTCTGCTTGACTTCTGCCACTTTGCTGCTTCTGTTCCGCCCATTTTCCCTTCCCTCGGTTGCTGGACAGTCCTATCCCATTGAGTACCTGTCTTTTTACAGTCTTCCACTCATGGCCGTCACTATTCTGTTTATCACCTTTGCATTTATTTACGGTCTGACCTCCGTGCTGTCCATGATTTTCCATTTACCCACAATTGGAGACTATCAGCGAAGCGTGGATGAAATGGCAGCCATGCAGGCGCTGACGGTTCTGGTACGTGAGGTTGCAGATCCTGAAAAACTCTACCACTGGGTCGTCTCAACACCCGTCGACTCGGGGCGTGGAAAAGCGGCATGGCTGACCATACAGGAATTGGATTCCGGGTCCTTGAAACCCCAAATTGTCGCCGCACACAACATCGAAGCATCGATTGCGGATGACGTATGTGACGTGAATGCCATCCACGGTGAGGCGGCAAGAACCCGCACCTTGGTTTCCATCCAAAACACCTCTTCTGACCGCAGAATTCAGAACGGAAAAACAAGTGGGATTATGAGCCTGTTGGCGATTCCGCTCACAACCCGTACCGAGGTGCTCGGAACCCTGTTTGTGTCTCGCGATGTTGCCCATGCGTTTGAGAATGAAGACATTGAATCCATCGGGGTCTTTGCATCACAGGCAACGCTTGTACTCGAAAATGCTCGCCTGTTGGAAGCACAATTTGAGCGTGAGCGTCTTGCAAGTGAGCTTGCAATTGCACATGATGTGCAGCGACGCCTGCTACCCCAGACAATGCCCAGGGTTTCTACTTTGAGTCTGGCGGCCTCTAGCACTGCGGCCCAAGAGGTTGGTGGAGACTATTACGATCTCCTTGAATTGGGCGATGGAAAGTTGGCTTTTATCATCGCGGATGTCTCAGGCAAGGGCACTTCGGCGGCGTTCTACATGGCTGAAATGCAGGGAATCTTTCAAGCAGTGGCCCAGATTGCTCCAGATCCTCATGATTTTCTCTGTCATGTAAACAATGCCCTAGGGCGATCACTGGAAAAGAATGTTTTCGTAACCGCGATTTATGGAGTCCTTGACTGCACATCTGGCGCGATCTCCATCGCGCGCGCAGGACATCCCCCCGCGGCATTTGTAGATGTGACCGGTCGTACAACGCTTTTACGCTCCGGCGGATTAGGGATTGGGCTGGATCGTAGTGAGTTGTTCGCGCAAACGCTGGAGGTCAAGCAACATGTATTCAATCCCGGTGACCTGATTGCCCTGTACACCGATGGTGTGACCGAAAGCCGGAACCCTGAAGGGGAAGAATTTGGATATGACCGTCTCCTACAAAGCATCCAGTCTGCCCGATATGAGCGTGCACAGGGGGTACATGACGCCGTACTTCAATCTGTGGATCAGTTCCTGGGACCAGAAAAGAAATATCTTGATGATCTCACCGTACTGATCATCAAGTGGCATGGCCCTGAGCCCGCAGCGCATAATGCCGAAGACGACCCCTTGCTTTAA
- a CDS encoding STAS domain-containing protein → MSNFSVAFRDAGSATILAVCGELDAHTAPELESAIKKCRDEGKSNLIVNGSELDYISSAGLGVFMAFIEEIRTLGGDIKICALKPRIFDVFDLLGFPKIYHIVETEEEALSLFEQGIQPIQGD, encoded by the coding sequence ATGAGTAATTTTTCTGTTGCATTCCGGGATGCTGGTTCGGCCACCATATTGGCCGTATGTGGGGAGCTGGATGCCCATACAGCACCCGAACTGGAGTCTGCCATTAAAAAGTGTCGGGATGAGGGAAAGTCGAACCTCATCGTAAATGGGAGTGAACTTGACTACATCTCCAGTGCAGGGCTCGGCGTATTTATGGCATTTATTGAAGAAATCCGCACCTTGGGCGGAGACATCAAAATATGCGCCCTGAAACCGAGAATTTTCGATGTATTCGACCTTTTAGGATTCCCGAAGATCTACCATATTGTCGAAACAGAAGAAGAGGCCCTTTCCCTCTTTGAGCAAGGGATTCAACCGATACAGGGGGACTAA
- a CDS encoding ATP-binding protein, translated as MGRASITHTLVVPSETRQLAKVRNFVVKHARQAKVGETHIEALRLAIDEACANVIEHAYQGNPEKEVSLAITIEPTRVVVQIRDHGRPFDRTTYQRPNVMELSRKRKSGGLGVDIIRRLMDEVQYLNHGDTNEIRFVRFRRAHRDGLR; from the coding sequence ATGGGCCGTGCGTCCATTACTCATACCCTCGTTGTACCCAGTGAAACAAGGCAACTGGCGAAGGTGCGCAATTTCGTCGTGAAACATGCGCGCCAAGCAAAAGTGGGTGAGACGCACATAGAGGCGTTGCGCTTGGCTATTGACGAAGCCTGTGCCAACGTGATTGAGCATGCTTACCAAGGCAATCCAGAAAAGGAAGTTTCCCTTGCCATCACCATTGAACCAACACGGGTGGTTGTACAGATCCGCGACCATGGACGCCCTTTCGATCGGACAACCTATCAGCGACCCAACGTGATGGAATTATCGCGCAAACGTAAATCCGGGGGGCTCGGCGTAGATATCATCCGCCGCCTGATGGACGAGGTGCAATACCTCAATCATGGAGACACCAACGAAATCAGGTTCGTTCGATTCCGTCGGGCTCATCGTGATGGCCTTCGGTAG
- the ubiE gene encoding bifunctional demethylmenaquinone methyltransferase/2-methoxy-6-polyprenyl-1,4-benzoquinol methylase UbiE — protein MRYYPPVGENKSKEAEVADMFDAIAQRYDRLNRVLSFGLDRTWRTAAIRRLGNQFEKRVLDVATGTGDIAFAMRKLKPEEIVGVDISDEMLQIARRKSSRYDTERIDFVKASAEQLPFESNSFNGAIVAFGVRNFANLDAGLRSMQRVLKPQAPLVVLEFSQPKSRFIQMLYRMYSRWILPRIGRMLSGVTGPYTYLPDSIEVFPSGYNFLVRLERCGFERTREEPLTFGIVSLYTGYATEGHHDEPDGIERT, from the coding sequence ATGCGCTATTACCCACCAGTGGGAGAGAATAAATCAAAGGAAGCAGAAGTAGCGGACATGTTCGATGCGATTGCGCAGCGCTACGATAGACTAAATCGTGTACTTAGCTTTGGTTTGGATCGTACATGGCGCACCGCGGCGATCCGGCGACTGGGGAACCAGTTCGAGAAACGAGTTCTTGATGTCGCTACCGGAACGGGTGATATAGCGTTCGCAATGCGAAAGCTGAAACCGGAAGAAATTGTGGGGGTGGATATTTCTGACGAAATGCTGCAGATAGCACGACGAAAGTCATCCAGGTACGACACAGAAAGAATTGACTTTGTCAAAGCCTCGGCGGAACAGCTACCATTTGAGAGCAACAGTTTTAATGGGGCTATCGTGGCGTTTGGGGTGCGCAATTTTGCCAACTTAGATGCGGGATTGCGGTCTATGCAGCGCGTTCTAAAGCCCCAGGCACCGCTAGTCGTGCTTGAGTTTAGTCAGCCAAAGAGTCGATTCATCCAGATGCTCTACAGAATGTATTCGAGGTGGATACTTCCAAGGATCGGGCGGATGCTTTCCGGGGTCACCGGGCCCTACACATATTTGCCGGATTCAATAGAGGTTTTTCCGAGTGGGTATAACTTTTTGGTGCGGCTGGAACGATGTGGGTTTGAGCGAACACGGGAAGAGCCACTCACGTTCGGGATCGTGTCCCTCTATACAGGCTATGCTACCGAAGGCCATCACGATGAGCCCGACGGAATCGAACGAACCTGA
- a CDS encoding NAD-dependent epimerase/dehydratase family protein has translation MNVLVTGATGFLGSELVYQLLEVGYHIRIFRRETSKLDLLSPVVNDIEHVTGDDITDLEALRRAMKNVQVVFHVAGNVKFGSRSLNHVNVRGTAAVVDAARETGIERLVHTSSVAAIGTSEGVISDENAEWQDKPWPYAQSKHMAELEVQRSIAEGLDAVIVNPSLILGPDRSGGKALNLTHDYALKIRAGRAWLYPTGGTNVVDVADVAAGHLAALEHGQTGVRYILGSENLSWKSIISTLAEALGVKPPRIPLPYNLALVGGGFIDLLSFMMGRRSPLGRSTVTYALKTREYSNTRAISELGCSFRPFSETAQRVADSLKR, from the coding sequence ATGAACGTACTGGTCACGGGTGCAACTGGGTTTTTGGGGAGTGAACTGGTGTATCAACTCCTGGAGGTAGGATATCATATCCGGATTTTCAGGCGGGAGACCTCCAAATTAGACCTGCTGAGTCCTGTAGTAAACGACATAGAACATGTGACTGGTGATGACATCACAGATCTGGAAGCACTGCGTAGGGCGATGAAAAACGTCCAGGTTGTTTTTCATGTGGCGGGCAATGTGAAATTCGGATCCAGATCCCTCAACCACGTCAATGTCCGGGGAACCGCAGCGGTCGTAGATGCCGCCAGAGAGACCGGAATTGAGCGATTGGTGCATACATCCAGTGTTGCCGCGATTGGGACCTCTGAGGGGGTTATTTCGGACGAGAATGCTGAATGGCAGGATAAGCCTTGGCCCTATGCGCAAAGCAAACACATGGCTGAACTGGAAGTGCAGCGTAGTATTGCCGAGGGACTTGATGCGGTGATTGTCAATCCATCCTTGATCCTGGGACCAGATCGTAGTGGAGGAAAAGCCCTGAACCTTACCCATGACTATGCTCTCAAAATTCGTGCAGGAAGGGCATGGCTATATCCCACTGGGGGAACGAATGTTGTAGATGTGGCGGATGTTGCGGCCGGCCACCTTGCAGCATTGGAGCATGGGCAAACAGGCGTTCGCTATATTCTGGGAAGCGAAAACCTCAGCTGGAAATCCATCATCTCTACTTTGGCAGAGGCTCTGGGAGTCAAGCCTCCGAGGATTCCATTACCTTACAACTTGGCTCTCGTGGGAGGGGGATTTATAGATTTGTTGAGTTTCATGATGGGGAGGCGATCTCCCCTGGGACGATCCACCGTGACCTACGCCCTGAAAACGCGTGAATACTCGAATACGCGTGCAATCTCGGAACTTGGATGTTCATTCCGTCCCTTTTCTGAGACAGCTCAACGGGTCGCGGATTCGCTGAAACGCTAA
- a CDS encoding carboxypeptidase-like regulatory domain-containing protein, with protein sequence MPVGMVKTDRSTRSRLVEPTEASLFLLSAARLGALSLRLIFQCLVFCIGLNCVVAQSSPRIVGSVLDSKTMTPVSGAVVLLAGTLHGSLTGPDGRFEFTGINPGKYILTVSAEGYTPFQESVDVEDNLELKIFLMLEAYDLPDQHVFVNPQGGWATRMFRGLLPRRVSAIEFQYTLYGSELTPQSFYLDGVRLIDPSMPLTLIADLEGSEVIPSPYNLGLGMDASIQYKIPEQSSTGAELLYDSRTQRVRSGMTFHRNWSRVYGTLSGIYETASNYSDGSGVLQQAGIRSGNVAGRAGIRMGPNHHLSGSGGWLQDLESTGGDIRQHAGIVQYRYSQKAGFLQGVVATAALQQLNDDLHREQRSGSITVTLLPLRNLRLNIGADIYRYMESGSLNHPTKGEDDASSSVEGSVFVTALHRISRLLIEGQFRIDPDRGHWGGMTFLTWQLSGDWQLIAGTGRAQSERGVLEQADVGFRWNGIESSAELMTFLRDSEGGRIHGMTALVRGSWWWLATYTSLSNTSSLISETSLSTWARVHATVRGPLDLFSLGTELYGTLFDSPAWASADVWIQTAELNSISLQIGIRNLLDATYTYLYSTYAEPGRSLQIALQYQRK encoded by the coding sequence ATGCCGGTGGGTATGGTCAAAACTGATCGGAGCACTCGGTCAAGGTTGGTTGAGCCAACAGAAGCGAGCCTGTTCTTATTGAGCGCCGCACGGCTCGGGGCGCTATCCTTGCGTTTGATATTCCAGTGTCTTGTTTTTTGTATTGGTCTGAACTGCGTTGTTGCCCAATCGTCACCTAGGATTGTTGGTTCGGTTCTGGATTCAAAAACAATGACTCCAGTTTCTGGGGCAGTCGTCCTACTGGCGGGAACACTGCATGGATCACTCACCGGGCCAGATGGCCGCTTCGAATTTACCGGCATCAATCCCGGAAAATATATACTCACCGTATCTGCGGAAGGATACACTCCTTTCCAAGAGTCAGTTGACGTTGAAGATAACCTGGAACTGAAAATCTTTCTGATGCTCGAGGCTTATGATTTACCGGATCAACATGTATTTGTAAACCCACAGGGAGGATGGGCCACGCGAATGTTTAGAGGTCTATTACCTCGCCGAGTGAGTGCGATTGAGTTTCAGTATACCTTGTATGGGTCAGAGCTCACTCCACAATCGTTCTATTTGGATGGAGTGCGATTGATTGATCCCTCAATGCCGCTTACGTTGATCGCAGATTTAGAGGGTTCAGAGGTTATCCCCAGCCCTTATAACCTAGGTCTTGGAATGGATGCGTCAATCCAGTACAAGATACCTGAACAGTCTTCAACGGGTGCAGAGCTGCTTTATGATTCAAGAACACAGAGGGTACGTTCAGGAATGACATTCCATCGCAACTGGTCCCGGGTTTATGGAACGCTCAGTGGAATCTATGAGACGGCAAGCAATTATTCAGATGGGAGCGGGGTTCTTCAGCAGGCCGGAATTCGTTCGGGAAACGTTGCCGGACGCGCCGGGATACGGATGGGCCCGAATCATCATCTTTCAGGAAGTGGCGGCTGGTTACAGGACCTCGAATCTACTGGAGGAGACATCCGTCAGCATGCGGGGATCGTACAGTACAGGTATTCTCAAAAGGCTGGTTTTCTGCAGGGGGTGGTTGCAACGGCGGCTCTTCAGCAGCTAAACGATGATCTGCATAGAGAACAGCGGAGTGGATCCATTACGGTCACGCTTTTGCCGCTGCGAAATCTACGTCTGAACATAGGTGCAGATATTTATCGTTACATGGAAAGCGGGAGTTTGAATCACCCCACCAAAGGAGAGGATGACGCAAGCTCATCTGTAGAGGGTAGTGTATTTGTCACGGCATTGCATCGGATTTCACGTTTACTAATTGAGGGACAGTTCAGAATAGACCCTGATCGCGGTCATTGGGGGGGAATGACGTTTTTGACTTGGCAACTCAGCGGTGACTGGCAACTGATCGCCGGAACCGGTCGCGCGCAGTCGGAAAGAGGTGTTCTGGAGCAAGCAGATGTGGGATTCAGGTGGAACGGGATTGAAAGTTCTGCTGAGCTTATGACGTTTTTGCGCGACTCGGAGGGTGGCCGTATCCATGGAATGACTGCACTCGTACGCGGTTCGTGGTGGTGGTTGGCCACGTACACCTCTCTATCAAATACCTCATCGTTGATCTCTGAGACTTCACTGTCCACATGGGCACGGGTCCATGCTACGGTGAGAGGCCCACTAGACCTCTTTTCATTGGGCACAGAGCTCTATGGCACTTTATTTGATTCCCCTGCGTGGGCGAGCGCGGATGTGTGGATCCAGACCGCGGAGCTGAATAGCATATCGTTGCAGATTGGAATCAGGAATCTGTTGGACGCGACGTACACATACCTCTATAGCACGTATGCTGAGCCGGGGCGGTCATTACAAATTGCGCTGCAATATCAGCGCAAATAG
- a CDS encoding M23 family metallopeptidase, with protein MGMRNWVSIVWLAVFSKNRMLVGGVWIVLLISGIVSPGVTAQDDSRISIVLPTDNDALFRGGGPEFYMRTYRQPRPNEKPDWTAGQYGFVRNVRRTSQGVIYSRFHEGIDIRSLKRTSRGEPLDEVRAIANGEVVYVNEGSGRSNYGRYIVVEHWWGQSPYYSLYAHLKSVSVSIGDQVDQGAPIGIMGYTGRGVSRDRAHLHLEINLMLSEAFNAWYDDHLKRAAPNHHEIYNGLNLVGIDVASLYLELRENPDLTIPELFTRETPFFEVTVPLGPTLPDILWRYPWLCDELKDWVPEYGAPIEMGNSWKITFAASGLPIKFEPSDEMVDSPKLNVLQRSSIAYQYLTNGLVRGRGNNFSLSESGRRRIDLISRSVDDLGNSGW; from the coding sequence ATGGGCATGAGGAATTGGGTGTCAATTGTTTGGTTGGCAGTATTTTCAAAAAACCGAATGCTGGTTGGGGGGGTATGGATTGTTCTTCTTATTTCGGGGATCGTATCTCCAGGGGTTACAGCTCAGGACGACTCCCGAATTTCGATCGTCTTACCCACGGATAATGATGCACTTTTCCGGGGCGGTGGACCGGAATTTTATATGCGAACGTATCGTCAGCCAAGGCCCAATGAAAAGCCTGACTGGACGGCAGGACAGTATGGCTTTGTACGGAATGTGCGCCGCACAAGTCAGGGGGTGATCTACAGTCGTTTTCACGAAGGCATTGATATTCGCTCACTAAAACGCACATCAAGAGGGGAGCCGCTGGATGAAGTCAGGGCAATTGCGAATGGCGAAGTTGTCTACGTGAACGAAGGGTCGGGTCGCTCAAATTACGGGAGATATATTGTAGTTGAGCACTGGTGGGGGCAATCACCGTACTACAGCCTTTATGCCCATCTAAAAAGTGTTAGCGTATCCATTGGGGATCAAGTTGATCAGGGGGCTCCCATTGGTATCATGGGCTATACAGGAAGGGGAGTCAGTCGTGACCGGGCACACTTACACCTAGAAATCAACCTCATGCTGAGCGAGGCCTTCAATGCCTGGTATGATGATCATCTAAAAAGAGCAGCCCCTAATCATCATGAAATCTATAATGGGCTCAACTTGGTCGGGATAGATGTTGCGTCTTTGTACCTGGAGCTGAGGGAGAATCCAGACCTGACCATTCCAGAGCTTTTTACGCGGGAAACGCCCTTTTTTGAGGTCACCGTTCCACTGGGGCCAACACTCCCGGATATCTTATGGCGCTATCCGTGGCTGTGCGACGAGTTGAAAGATTGGGTCCCCGAATATGGGGCTCCAATTGAAATGGGGAATTCTTGGAAAATTACGTTTGCTGCCTCTGGGTTGCCAATCAAATTTGAACCGTCCGACGAAATGGTGGACTCACCAAAGCTGAATGTCCTTCAACGATCATCAATTGCCTATCAGTATCTGACAAACGGCCTCGTAAGGGGAAGGGGGAATAACTTCTCTCTTTCTGAGAGTGGTAGGCGCCGCATTGATCTGATATCGCGCTCCGTTGATGATCTAGGCAATTCCGGGTGGTAG
- the def gene encoding peptide deformylase: MAILSIRLFGDSILRQQTKPVESVDAEVQKLIVDMIETMHNAEGIGLAAPQVGRLERLFVVDVSGLKEDMPEDVRDNLPEQPMVFINPEITWESEEEEEFEEGCLSIPDIREPVFRPESVQITYQDRNMQEHSQTVDGILSRVIQHEYDHLEGILFTDHISAFRRTILKRKLTEIARGNICADYPVQSV, from the coding sequence ATGGCGATACTCTCAATACGTTTGTTTGGCGACTCCATTCTCCGTCAACAAACCAAGCCTGTCGAATCTGTTGATGCAGAGGTTCAAAAGTTGATTGTCGACATGATTGAGACGATGCACAATGCTGAAGGGATCGGTCTTGCCGCTCCGCAGGTTGGGCGATTAGAGCGTCTCTTTGTTGTAGATGTCTCGGGGTTGAAGGAGGATATGCCGGAGGATGTGAGGGATAATTTGCCCGAGCAACCTATGGTGTTCATTAATCCTGAGATTACCTGGGAATCAGAGGAGGAGGAAGAATTTGAAGAAGGATGCCTCTCCATCCCAGATATCAGAGAGCCCGTATTTCGACCGGAATCTGTACAGATCACCTACCAGGATAGAAATATGCAGGAGCACTCCCAGACGGTTGACGGAATTCTTTCCCGCGTAATTCAGCATGAGTACGATCATTTGGAGGGGATCCTGTTTACGGATCACATCAGTGCATTCCGTCGCACGATCCTTAAGCGGAAGTTGACAGAAATTGCACGTGGCAATATTTGTGCGGACTATCCGGTACAATCAGTGTAG
- a CDS encoding DUF411 domain-containing protein, translating into MKRAILIVLTGVGLCAVAIVGFTLRPGGQEVKPTMVVYKSPTCGCCVKWAEHMEAAGFEVESRNMRAMGSIKAELGVPQAAHSCHTAVVDGYIVEGHVPAAYVHKLLEERPDIPGIAVPGMPIGSPGMEGPNAQPYEIVTFNEETVTGVYAQVDP; encoded by the coding sequence ATGAAGCGTGCCATCTTAATAGTACTGACAGGCGTGGGGCTTTGTGCTGTTGCCATAGTTGGGTTTACCTTGCGACCAGGCGGCCAGGAGGTGAAGCCAACGATGGTTGTATATAAATCTCCAACATGTGGGTGCTGTGTCAAGTGGGCGGAGCATATGGAGGCGGCTGGTTTCGAAGTCGAGTCCCGTAATATGCGGGCTATGGGTTCAATTAAAGCGGAATTGGGGGTACCGCAGGCCGCACATTCATGTCACACTGCAGTCGTAGATGGGTATATAGTGGAAGGTCATGTGCCGGCTGCTTATGTACACAAATTGCTTGAGGAGAGGCCGGATATACCAGGCATTGCAGTACCGGGGATGCCCATCGGATCGCCGGGAATGGAGGGTCCGAATGCGCAACCCTACGAGATCGTAACATTCAACGAGGAAACAGTTACGGGTGTCTACGCCCAGGTGGATCCGTAG
- a CDS encoding DUF4835 family protein translates to MMRQIILICVLAGFVSAPVAREFQCTAQVNYRQLEGSGFSFLDELEGEIEDYMNNNNWTEDQFEVHELIECSIQVVIQQNFTLTSFRAQLILNSTRPIYGTMAKTPMLQISDEAWDFNYSQGTPLVFEVERFDGLTSVLDYYAYLMLGYDYDSFSEYGGEQHFQKAKRIQQLAVATNAVGWSTIDVDGRARIVDQMTSPRMRPLRQVYYQYHMEALDLFTLDMEAARAKVLEVLQTMSDLYDDQSRQYVFDIFFSTKSKELVGMFQDAEERGQVYDLLSDVDPSRLSNYNVLIE, encoded by the coding sequence ATGATGCGACAGATCATCCTCATTTGTGTTTTAGCGGGATTCGTATCCGCCCCGGTTGCGCGGGAGTTCCAGTGTACTGCGCAGGTGAATTATCGGCAGCTTGAGGGCTCAGGCTTTTCATTTCTTGATGAGCTGGAAGGGGAAATCGAGGATTACATGAACAACAATAATTGGACGGAGGATCAGTTCGAAGTGCACGAACTCATTGAATGCTCCATCCAGGTTGTGATCCAACAGAATTTTACGCTGACTTCCTTTCGTGCACAACTAATTTTAAACAGCACCCGTCCGATTTACGGGACCATGGCAAAGACCCCTATGCTGCAGATCAGTGATGAAGCGTGGGATTTTAACTATTCACAAGGAACCCCTTTGGTATTCGAAGTCGAACGATTCGATGGACTTACATCTGTACTAGACTACTATGCCTATCTCATGTTGGGTTACGACTATGATTCGTTTAGTGAATATGGGGGAGAACAACATTTTCAGAAAGCCAAGCGTATCCAGCAGTTGGCCGTAGCTACGAACGCCGTGGGGTGGAGTACTATAGATGTTGACGGACGTGCACGGATTGTAGATCAAATGACAAGTCCACGTATGCGTCCTCTTCGCCAAGTGTATTATCAGTATCATATGGAGGCATTGGATTTATTTACCTTGGACATGGAGGCTGCGCGCGCCAAAGTGTTGGAGGTCTTACAAACTATGTCTGATCTGTATGATGATCAATCTAGACAATATGTCTTCGACATTTTTTTCAGCACAAAATCCAAAGAACTGGTAGGAATGTTTCAGGACGCAGAAGAACGTGGACAAGTGTATGACCTTCTTTCTGATGTGGATCCTTCCCGGCTGTCCAACTATAACGTATTAATCGAATAA